A single Paenibacillus sp. FSL R5-0517 DNA region contains:
- a CDS encoding type 1 glutamine amidotransferase domain-containing protein: MSKVAFLLANDFEDSEMQVPYDEVKKAGHEVEIIGLKAGETLKGKGGKASYTTDKAIADASASEYDAVVIPGGSSPENLRSDAHILKFVTEINSAKKPIAAICHGPQILASADLLKGRTITSYPPLKDDMVNAGAEFKDHEAVVDGNYITSRTPEDEPAFVRELLKVI, encoded by the coding sequence ATGAGTAAAGTTGCTTTTTTATTGGCGAATGACTTTGAAGATTCGGAGATGCAGGTGCCGTATGACGAAGTAAAAAAAGCTGGACACGAAGTGGAGATTATCGGTTTAAAAGCTGGTGAGACCCTTAAAGGTAAAGGAGGAAAAGCCTCCTATACGACAGATAAGGCGATTGCTGACGCATCCGCTTCAGAGTATGATGCAGTCGTGATTCCTGGTGGATCATCCCCTGAGAATTTGCGAAGTGATGCGCACATCTTGAAGTTTGTCACCGAGATCAACAGTGCGAAGAAACCAATCGCGGCGATATGCCATGGTCCGCAGATTTTGGCTAGTGCCGATCTGTTGAAAGGCCGTACGATTACATCCTATCCACCGCTCAAGGATGACATGGTAAACGCAGGAGCAGAGTTCAAGGATCATGAGGCTGTTGTGGATGGAAACTATATTACATCCCGAACGCCTGAAGATGAGCCAGCATTTGTGCGTGAACTGTTAAAAGTGATTTAA
- the dtd gene encoding D-aminoacyl-tRNA deacylase, producing MRVLVQRCKEAQVTVGDELTGKIESGLMLLVGITHEDTEKDAQYLADKISGLRIFEDDQEKMNLSLLDVGGAVLSVSQFTLYGDCRKGKRPSFAAAARPEAAERLYETFNQLLRDKGIQVETGRFGAMMDVTFTNWGPVTLMLESPVR from the coding sequence ATGAGGGTGCTTGTTCAACGCTGTAAAGAGGCTCAGGTGACTGTGGGAGACGAACTGACGGGTAAGATCGAATCCGGATTAATGTTGCTCGTAGGTATTACCCATGAGGACACGGAGAAGGATGCTCAGTATCTGGCTGACAAAATTAGCGGGTTACGGATATTTGAGGATGATCAGGAGAAGATGAACCTCAGCCTGCTTGATGTAGGCGGTGCTGTACTGTCCGTTTCCCAGTTCACCCTGTACGGAGATTGTCGCAAAGGAAAGCGTCCTAGCTTTGCAGCTGCGGCCCGACCGGAAGCGGCAGAACGTTTATATGAGACGTTTAATCAACTTTTACGAGATAAAGGGATTCAGGTTGAAACCGGCCGTTTCGGAGCGATGATGGATGTAACATTTACCAACTGGGGACCCGTGACTTTGATGCTTGAAAGTCCGGTTCGTTAG